Proteins found in one Takifugu rubripes chromosome 15, fTakRub1.2, whole genome shotgun sequence genomic segment:
- the rtn2b gene encoding reticulon-2b: MASKLMDLVYWRDVRKTGVVFTGLVISLASVFQLSVITVFSHICLVAMCATFPLRLYYKLLELLRWNPGVHPYQSYLDYDSSLTDRETVMLVEEVVLLITFAITELKRLIFIGSITDSIKFVVLLYLLTYVGALTNGLTLVISAVIGLFSIPLLYKKQQVRLRRTVRTVKGFVKKIRNLCLSLYHSIRPSLVPEPASKPAPAAAPSLRQKAKAK, translated from the exons TCATGGATCTGGTGTACTGGCGGGATGTGAGGAAGACCGGTGTGGTGTTCACAGGCCTGGTGATCAGCCTCGCCAGCGTCTTCCAGCTCAGCGTCATCACCGTTTTCTCTCACATCTGTCTGGTCGCCATGTGCGCCACCTTCCCCCTGCGCCTCTATTATaaactgctggagctgctgcgctgGAACCCCGGGGTCCACCCCTACCA GTCATATCTGGACTATGACAGCTCTCTGACTGATAGGGAGACAGTGATGCTGGTAGAGGAGGTGGTTCTACTCATCACTTTTGCCATCACAGAGCTCAAACGGCTGATTTTCATTGGCAGTATAACTGACTCAATTAAG TTTGTTGTGCTTCTATATTTGCTGACGTATGTCGGGGCCTTAACCAATGGACTGACTTTGGTGATAAGTG CGGTCATCGGCCTCTTCTCCATTCCTCTTTTGTATAAAAAGCAGCAA GTGCGCCTAAGACGGACGGTCAGAACAGTCAAAGGTTTtgtaaagaaaataagaaaccT gtGCCTCAGCCTCTATCACTCAATCAGGCCCTCTCTGGTCCCTGAACCTGCCTCAAagcctgctcctgcagcagccccaTCCCTcagacaaaaggccaaagccaAGTAA